From Quercus lobata isolate SW786 chromosome 1, ValleyOak3.0 Primary Assembly, whole genome shotgun sequence, one genomic window encodes:
- the LOC115954471 gene encoding uncharacterized protein At5g39865, producing MWRSWGKSTVKIHDTSSSPSTHFACSSFKDLPDLCLDDDDESDSPSSSSQLSTPKKPLPSIFHRVRLASSLLRSWSTRPPESVFNGQSGPSISFPGAEKRIVLYFTSLRVVRRTFEDCKAVRSILRGFRVSIDERDLSMDSGFLSELQQILGRRKLTLPRVFIGGRYVGGADEIRQLHETGELKKIVQGLPAVEPGVCDTCGGYCFILCDECHGSHKLYNDKTGFMCCIACNENGLIRCPSCSCAPL from the coding sequence ATGTGGCGGTCGTGGGGCAAATCAACGGTTAAGATTCACGACACGTCATCATCTCCATCCACCCACTTCGCTTGCTCTTCCTTCAAAGACCTACCTGACCTCTGCTTAGACGACGACGACGAGTCCGACTCCCCTTCCTCTTCCTCTCAATTATCCACCCCAAAAAAACCTCTACCTTCCATTTTCCACCGAGTCCGACTCGCCAGCTCGCTCCTCCGCTCCTGGTCAACTCGCCCACCCGAGTCCGTTTTCAATGGCCAATCCGGGCCGTCGATTTCATTCCCTGGCGCAGAGAAACGAATCGTATTGTACTTCACCAGCCTCCGCGTGGTCCGGCGCACGTTCGAGGACTGCAAAGCCGTCCGATCTATTCTCCGAGGGTTTCGCGTCTCGATCGACGAACGAGATCTATCCATGGATTCCGGGTTCCTAAGCGAGTTACAGCAGATCCTCGGTCGAAGAAAGTTGACGTTACCGAGGGTTTTCATCGGCGGTAGGTACGTCGGAGGCGCGGACGAGATTCGCCAACTTCACGAAACCGGCGAGCTCAAGAAAATCGTACAAGGCTTGCCCGCAGTGGAACCTGGCGTCTGTGACACGTGTGGCGGTTATTGTTTTATTCTCTGTGACGAGTGCCACGGTAGCCATAAGCTGTACAACGACAAAACTGGCTTCATGTGTTGTATCGCGTGCAACGAGAACGGTCTCATCAGGTGCCCTTCTTGTTCTTGCGCTCCTCTCTGA